ATAAAAAAGCTTTGGAACAATTGGCGAAAATAACAACGCCCAATACAATTCATTTGCTTACTTATCTCAATCTTGTTAGTAATTATTGTTACAAACCAGATAGTAAATCGGCTAAGATGTATTTGGATAAAGCAAAAGATATTATAAAATCCTACCCAAACTCTCAACATTATTCCAACTATTATTATCAGGAAGCCATGTATTTTACAACCATTCAGGATTATCACAAGGCATTGGCAAGTTTGGATAAAGGTGCAAAATTAGCCAAAGCTAATAATCAGCCCAAATTGTTGCACATGCTGTATTTTCGGATGTATAATGTTTATTTGATGCAAAAAGATTATCATAAAGCCAAGTCGCAATTAGAATATATTCTGAAAGAAAATATCTTGAGCAAAGAAGCGGTTAACCGAAAGATTACCTATACGCAACTGGCGGCTGTTAATAATGTATTGGGAGATTATAAACAAGCTTATGAATGGATGAAAAAGTCGAGCGCTTTGAATGATAGTTTGCAAGAAAAAAAACTACTGGAGAAAATGAACGAACTCGAAATCTTGCACCAAACGGCCGATAGAAAACAAAAAATTAAAAGACTCGAACTCGAGAAAAAAGAAAACGAATTGATCGCAAATAACAAAAATCTGCGTATAAGTATTTTAGCAACTGCTTTGGGATTGAGTATCATTATCGCGTTTCTAATTTATCTGACCTATAGAAAACAACAGAAATTAAACCATCAAATCAATATTGGGCATCAACAAGATCTTTTACATATTGAAAATGAAAGAAAGTATGAAGCCACACAAGCCGTCTTACAAGGCGAAGAGCAAGAACGACAACGCATCGCGCAAGATTTGCATGATAGCATGGGCGGAATGCTTGCTAATATAAGAATGTCCATCGCAGCATTAGATCCAGAAAAATCAACAAACATTTATGAAAAAATCGATAAGTCTATTTCTGAAATGCGACGAATCTCCCGAAATCTAATGCCCGAAACTTTAAAAAACTTAGGTTTAGAAATAGCGATTAAAGAACTTTGTGAGTCGATGAGTCACAAACATTTTTCTATTCAGTTTGAGTCGTTTAATCTGTCAGATAACATTCCGTTTCAAGTTCAGTTGGTGTTTTATCGCATTGCGCAAGAAAGCATTAGTAATATTATAAAATATGCACAAGCTAATAATGTTATTGTGCAAATAAGCCAAAATGAAAACATACTTAATCTAACTATTGAAGATGACGGAATTGGATTCGAAAAGTCCGAAATTGTTTATGGATTAGGTCTTAAAAATATGGAAAACCGCGTACGATTGATCAACGGGACCGTCGATATTATTTCCTCTAAAGGGGAAGGAACCACCATAAATGTTGAATG
This genomic stretch from Chryseobacterium sp. POL2 harbors:
- a CDS encoding ATP-binding protein; its protein translation is MFKKIFFFIGVFLVFNKLQAQELIPLDESNYLKQININIETAKNDSIRLQNHLLLSEYWAQRDSIKSRQALNVVFSIPLKESLSKGVLEYYQAIFYSHQNDKAKAKKHYENAINLLEKDTKNTDLLIKALYHFAYLQVEEKGYDFMVKTLTERCIPLSKKSGNIELLAYSYTKLGLSFMSVAQFSKAEEYHKKALEQLAKITTPNTIHLLTYLNLVSNYCYKPDSKSAKMYLDKAKDIIKSYPNSQHYSNYYYQEAMYFTTIQDYHKALASLDKGAKLAKANNQPKLLHMLYFRMYNVYLMQKDYHKAKSQLEYILKENILSKEAVNRKITYTQLAAVNNVLGDYKQAYEWMKKSSALNDSLQEKKLLEKMNELEILHQTADRKQKIKRLELEKKENELIANNKNLRISILATALGLSIIIAFLIYLTYRKQQKLNHQINIGHQQDLLHIENERKYEATQAVLQGEEQERQRIAQDLHDSMGGMLANIRMSIAALDPEKSTNIYEKIDKSISEMRRISRNLMPETLKNLGLEIAIKELCESMSHKHFSIQFESFNLSDNIPFQVQLVFYRIAQESISNIIKYAQANNVIVQISQNENILNLTIEDDGIGFEKSEIVYGLGLKNMENRVRLINGTVDIISSKGEGTTINVECNV